One genomic window of Moorella glycerini includes the following:
- the pth gene encoding aminoacyl-tRNA hydrolase — protein sequence MQMVVGLGNPGPRYETTRHNAGFMVLDLLADELGINFNSSRHQALIGRGMVGERRVLLVKPQTFMNNSGQAVAPLARWYSIAPAEMIIVHDDLDLAPGRMRIRPAGSSGGHRGLQSIITALGTTAIPRLKIGIGRPQAGEDVVDYVLRPFSEGDWALVGPALLKAARALRFLLEGGGLEEAMNRFNSRGNDSSQGEPAGVKP from the coding sequence GTGCAGATGGTGGTGGGCCTGGGCAATCCCGGGCCCCGTTATGAGACGACCCGGCATAATGCGGGTTTTATGGTCCTTGATCTCCTGGCCGACGAACTGGGAATTAACTTCAATTCCAGCCGTCACCAGGCACTCATCGGCCGGGGGATGGTAGGGGAAAGGCGGGTCCTCCTGGTTAAGCCCCAGACCTTTATGAATAATAGCGGCCAGGCCGTTGCCCCCCTGGCGCGCTGGTACAGTATCGCCCCGGCCGAAATGATAATAGTTCACGATGACCTGGACTTGGCGCCGGGGCGGATGCGTATCAGGCCGGCGGGCAGTTCCGGCGGTCACCGCGGTTTGCAGTCGATTATCACCGCCCTGGGGACAACAGCCATACCAAGGTTAAAAATAGGTATTGGCCGGCCGCAAGCGGGGGAAGATGTAGTTGACTACGTGTTACGGCCCTTCAGTGAAGGCGACTGGGCCCTGGTGGGCCCGGCCCTCCTGAAGGCGGCCCGGGCCCTCCGTTTCCTCCTGGAAGGAGGGGGACTCGAGGAGGCCATGAACCGTTTTAATAGCCGGGGGAACGATAGCTCCCAGGGAGAGCCTGCAGGGGTTAAGCCATGA
- a CDS encoding nucleotidyltransferase family protein, producing MEVDAVVLAGDQEGRALLPVGSRPMIIWVVEALLASGRIRRLVVAGPPELAPALPRDITLVPAGRTTVDSALNGAAAFPASEWLLLVTADIPLLKPEAVRDFLDRCRERPADFYYPIVSRECNEASYPGVKRTYVRLRDGTFTGGNMVLIKNSALLTCARQGQELVRLRKSPLGLSRLIGLKFIVKFLTHRLTIAEAEKHFSRLLGARGAGIISPFPEIGIDVDKESDLELARRVLGSGPKESFVEG from the coding sequence GTGGAGGTAGATGCTGTTGTCCTCGCCGGGGATCAAGAAGGCCGGGCCCTGTTACCTGTTGGTTCCCGGCCCATGATTATCTGGGTGGTAGAAGCCCTCCTGGCTTCGGGCCGTATCCGGCGCCTGGTTGTAGCCGGCCCGCCGGAACTGGCCCCGGCCCTGCCCCGTGATATCACCCTGGTGCCGGCCGGGCGGACGACGGTAGACAGCGCCTTGAACGGGGCGGCAGCTTTTCCGGCATCCGAATGGCTGCTCCTGGTTACCGCCGATATCCCCCTGCTGAAGCCCGAGGCAGTCAGGGATTTCCTGGACCGGTGCCGGGAACGACCGGCCGATTTTTATTACCCCATCGTCAGCCGGGAATGCAATGAGGCCAGCTACCCCGGCGTTAAACGTACCTATGTACGCCTGCGCGACGGTACCTTCACCGGCGGTAACATGGTTTTAATTAAGAATTCGGCCTTACTTACCTGCGCCCGCCAGGGCCAGGAACTGGTAAGATTGCGCAAAAGCCCCCTGGGATTGAGCCGGCTGATAGGCCTTAAATTTATAGTTAAGTTTTTAACCCACCGCCTAACCATTGCCGAGGCAGAAAAGCATTTCTCCCGCCTGCTGGGAGCCCGGGGGGCAGGGATAATCTCTCCCTTTCCCGAAATCGGCATCGATGTCGATAAGGAAAGCGACCTGGAACTCGCCAGGAGGGTTCTGGGCAGTGGGCCGAAGGAGTCCTTCGTAGAGGGCTAA
- a CDS encoding ribose-phosphate diphosphokinase, with protein sequence METESARLKIFSGNANPELAREIGAYLGVPLGAAKVSRFSDGEISIAIDESVRGEDVFVIQPTCEPVNDNLMELLILIDALRRASAWRITAVIPYYGYARQERKTRARDPISAKLVANLITAAGADRVLTMDLHAAAIQGFFDIPVDHLTAVPILADYFNSKGFDRAVVVSPDLGGVTRARNFAERIGAEIAIIDKRRPAPNVAEIMNLIGDVKNKTVIMIDDLIDTAGTICLGARALLEHGARAVYACCTHPVLSGPARERLAAAPLQEVVVCNTIPVPGSKEIARLRRLSVAPLLGEAIIRIHKDLSVSKLFD encoded by the coding sequence ATGGAAACAGAGAGTGCACGTTTAAAAATTTTTAGCGGCAATGCTAACCCTGAGCTGGCCCGGGAGATTGGCGCCTACCTGGGCGTGCCCCTGGGGGCGGCCAAGGTCAGCCGTTTCAGCGATGGTGAAATCAGCATCGCCATTGATGAGAGCGTCCGGGGTGAGGACGTCTTTGTCATCCAACCTACCTGCGAGCCTGTCAATGACAACCTGATGGAGCTTTTAATCTTGATTGACGCTTTACGGCGGGCTTCGGCCTGGCGTATTACCGCGGTAATACCCTATTATGGCTATGCCCGCCAGGAACGCAAGACCCGGGCGCGGGACCCCATCTCGGCCAAGCTGGTAGCCAACTTGATTACCGCTGCCGGTGCCGACCGGGTACTGACCATGGATCTCCATGCGGCGGCCATCCAGGGTTTCTTCGACATCCCGGTGGACCACCTGACAGCAGTGCCCATACTCGCCGATTATTTCAACAGCAAGGGCTTTGACCGGGCTGTAGTTGTTTCCCCGGACCTGGGGGGGGTAACCCGGGCACGGAATTTTGCTGAACGCATCGGGGCGGAAATTGCCATCATCGACAAGCGGCGCCCGGCACCCAATGTGGCTGAGATTATGAATCTCATCGGTGATGTTAAAAATAAAACGGTCATCATGATTGATGACCTCATCGATACGGCGGGGACCATTTGCCTAGGGGCCAGGGCTCTACTGGAGCATGGCGCCAGGGCTGTCTACGCCTGCTGTACCCACCCCGTTCTTTCCGGGCCGGCCCGGGAACGCCTGGCGGCAGCGCCACTGCAGGAAGTAGTAGTCTGCAACACCATTCCCGTACCGGGAAGCAAGGAAATTGCCCGGTTACGGCGCCTTTCAGTAGCTCCCCTCCTGGGCGAAGCCATTATTCGCATCCACAAGGACCTGTCCGTAAGTAAACTTTTCGACTAG
- a CDS encoding 50S ribosomal protein L25 — translation MQVQTLVVEVRPDTGKQSARRLRRQGKLPGVIYGKKAGNIPLAIPLKDLERILSREGENALLKVIVTGNGKEKEFAAVIREVQRHPIKGVITHADFYQISLDEKIRAAVPVILEGEAKGVEQGGILQHGLREVEVESLPADLPEGITVDVSNLGVGEHLTVAAIKAPPGVKILSEPEAVIATVVTTRAVEAEEGAATPAGEGERPAAE, via the coding sequence ATGCAAGTCCAGACACTGGTAGTAGAAGTGCGGCCTGACACTGGTAAACAGTCAGCCCGGCGCTTACGCCGGCAGGGGAAATTACCCGGGGTTATTTATGGAAAAAAAGCCGGTAATATACCTCTGGCCATTCCCCTTAAAGACCTGGAGCGGATTCTTTCCCGGGAAGGGGAAAATGCTTTACTGAAGGTGATAGTGACCGGGAACGGGAAAGAAAAAGAATTTGCCGCGGTAATCAGGGAGGTCCAGCGTCACCCCATCAAAGGTGTAATCACCCACGCGGACTTTTACCAGATTTCCCTGGATGAAAAAATCAGGGCTGCAGTACCGGTCATCCTGGAAGGGGAAGCCAAGGGTGTGGAACAGGGCGGCATCCTCCAGCATGGCCTGCGGGAGGTGGAGGTCGAAAGCCTGCCCGCCGACCTGCCGGAGGGTATAACTGTTGATGTCAGTAACCTTGGTGTGGGAGAACACCTGACGGTGGCCGCCATTAAAGCGCCGCCGGGAGTAAAAATCCTTTCCGAACCGGAGGCGGTAATCGCCACGGTGGTAACTACCCGGGCCGTGGAAGCAGAAGAAGGCGCTGCGACGCCGGCGGGAGAAGGAGAAAGACCGGCAGCGGAATAA
- the mfd gene encoding transcription-repair coupling factor, giving the protein MHNYGILQIVRDSSQFHSIVKGFNQGLAEQQLYGLPEGLKGLWLAATLLDYHPILVVTAGSDEAGRLLTDLDCFWPESGTGYLPAAELLPVEAYAHSPELAGQRLKALTDMVSGRMRLLVVPVEALLQKLPPPEILKQALLTLEIGQAIDREALLERLIALGYRRQEVVEAPGQLAARGGIIDIFPLDAAEPVRLELFGDEIDSLRYFDPDTQRSVAETRAVTLGPAREVLPPRDIKPGLEALQAEFAQTYAALRNRQPQAARELKERVQHLMARLEVGDWPEGIDQLQALFYPHLATLFDYFPRPPLVVLDDPARLQEEMRRREQQRLGVFTEMLTSGLALPSQGQAYQETAELERLFSRYQRLYLSLLPRRAPGTSPRQAIGVGAQSIPAFQGRMNLLVDELSRWRRDGYRTILMVADPDRVASLRQALADQGIASQALNEVAAVPEGGQVLVVPGRLRQGFSWPEMRLAVLGDTEVYGGVKRPRRLKVAREGSKIISFNDLREGDYVVHVHHGIGRYLGLKQLEVGGVKKDYLLIQYAGQDRLYVPIDQVSLVQKYVGAEGHVPRLYRLGGNEWHKVKSRVQEAVQAMAEELLEIYAKREAIPGYAFSPDTPWQREFEEAFPYTETPDQLKAIAEVKADMEKPRPMDRLLCGDVGYGKTEVAMRAAFKAVMDGKQVAVLVPTTILAQQHYNTFKARFAPFPVKIAVLSRFCSPAEQKRVVKALQRGEVDIVVGTHRLLSGDVSFKDLGLVIIDEEQRFGVAHKEKLKKLRYSVDVLTMTATPIPRTLHMALAGVRNMSLIETPPEDRFPIQTYVVEYSQELVREAIRRELDRGGQVYFVHNRVADIDRFAYHVQQLVPEARVGVGHGQMDEKELEKVMLDFIEGRYDVLVSTTIVENGLDIPNVNTLIVDESDSFGLAQLYQLRGRVGRTNRLAYAYFTYRPDKVLGEVAEKRLAAIREFTAFGSGYKIALRDLQIRGAGNLLGPEQHGHMLAVGFDLYCQLLEEAVQKLKRQRGEALPEMRPVAASPAAPVELTVDTFLSNEYIPDAALKMEIYHRLMAARDLNEVEAIASEMEDRYGRPPVEAQNLLSLTRVRLLAQEVGVTSVHQQGREVELRFGQHHVLRGEKLLQLTQHFPRKLSFSSAGGLTIRVRTAGLDQQGLLALLEDVLARIKYLVAEVEDKRGVFYGH; this is encoded by the coding sequence ATGCATAATTATGGTATATTGCAAATTGTCAGAGATAGTTCCCAATTTCACAGCATAGTAAAGGGCTTCAACCAGGGCCTGGCGGAGCAACAGCTCTATGGCCTACCGGAAGGTTTGAAGGGACTGTGGCTGGCAGCCACGCTCCTCGATTACCACCCCATCCTGGTGGTTACGGCCGGGAGCGATGAGGCCGGGCGCCTGTTAACCGACCTCGATTGCTTCTGGCCGGAGTCAGGTACCGGCTATTTACCGGCGGCGGAACTCCTGCCGGTGGAAGCATACGCCCACAGCCCGGAACTGGCGGGCCAGCGCCTTAAAGCCCTGACGGACATGGTCAGCGGGCGGATGCGGCTCCTGGTGGTTCCGGTAGAAGCTTTGCTCCAGAAACTACCGCCACCGGAGATTTTAAAGCAGGCTCTCCTGACCCTGGAAATTGGCCAGGCAATTGATCGTGAGGCTCTCCTGGAGAGGTTAATTGCCCTCGGTTACCGGCGGCAGGAAGTAGTGGAAGCCCCCGGCCAGCTGGCCGCCCGGGGGGGCATTATTGACATTTTTCCCCTGGATGCTGCGGAACCGGTACGTTTAGAATTATTTGGCGATGAAATTGATTCTCTCCGTTACTTCGACCCGGACACCCAGCGTTCGGTGGCGGAGACGCGGGCCGTAACCCTGGGGCCGGCCCGGGAGGTTCTCCCGCCCCGGGACATCAAGCCCGGGCTGGAGGCTTTGCAGGCCGAATTTGCCCAGACCTATGCTGCCTTGCGCAACCGCCAGCCCCAGGCAGCCCGGGAGTTAAAGGAAAGGGTCCAGCATCTAATGGCCCGGCTGGAGGTGGGAGACTGGCCGGAAGGTATTGACCAGCTCCAGGCCCTCTTTTACCCCCACCTGGCTACCCTTTTCGATTACTTCCCGCGCCCACCCCTGGTGGTCCTTGATGACCCGGCGCGTTTGCAGGAAGAAATGCGCCGGCGGGAACAACAACGCTTAGGGGTTTTTACCGAAATGCTGACCAGCGGCCTGGCTTTACCCTCCCAGGGGCAGGCCTACCAGGAAACGGCCGAACTGGAGCGGCTTTTCAGTCGCTACCAGCGCCTCTACCTTTCCCTCTTACCCCGGCGGGCGCCGGGAACCAGTCCCCGGCAGGCCATCGGCGTCGGCGCCCAGTCCATCCCGGCTTTCCAGGGCCGGATGAATTTGCTTGTTGACGAACTCAGCCGCTGGCGGCGGGATGGCTACCGTACCATCCTCATGGTAGCCGACCCGGACCGGGTGGCCAGTTTACGCCAGGCCCTGGCCGACCAGGGTATTGCCAGCCAGGCCCTGAATGAAGTGGCTGCCGTTCCCGAGGGTGGGCAGGTTCTCGTTGTACCTGGACGCCTGCGCCAGGGCTTTTCCTGGCCCGAGATGCGGCTGGCCGTGCTGGGGGATACGGAAGTTTATGGCGGGGTTAAAAGGCCGCGCCGGCTTAAGGTGGCCAGGGAAGGCAGTAAAATCATTTCTTTTAACGATCTCCGGGAAGGTGATTACGTCGTCCATGTCCACCACGGTATTGGCCGTTACCTGGGCCTGAAGCAACTGGAGGTAGGAGGGGTCAAAAAGGACTACCTCCTCATCCAGTACGCCGGCCAGGACCGCCTCTATGTGCCCATTGACCAGGTTTCCCTAGTACAAAAGTACGTCGGGGCTGAAGGTCATGTACCGCGCCTGTACCGCCTGGGAGGCAATGAATGGCATAAGGTCAAGAGCCGGGTCCAGGAAGCTGTCCAGGCCATGGCCGAGGAATTGTTGGAAATCTATGCCAAACGGGAGGCCATCCCCGGCTATGCCTTTTCGCCCGATACGCCCTGGCAGCGGGAGTTTGAAGAAGCCTTTCCCTACACCGAGACGCCGGACCAGCTCAAGGCCATCGCTGAAGTTAAGGCGGATATGGAAAAACCACGGCCCATGGACCGCCTCCTCTGCGGCGATGTCGGTTATGGCAAGACGGAGGTGGCCATGCGGGCAGCCTTTAAAGCTGTCATGGACGGTAAGCAGGTGGCCGTCCTGGTGCCGACAACCATCCTCGCCCAGCAGCATTATAATACCTTTAAGGCGCGCTTTGCTCCTTTCCCGGTAAAGATAGCCGTCCTGAGTCGTTTTTGTTCTCCCGCGGAGCAAAAGCGGGTTGTTAAGGCCTTGCAAAGGGGCGAAGTGGATATTGTCGTTGGCACCCACCGCCTGTTGTCTGGTGATGTCTCCTTCAAGGATTTGGGCCTGGTCATCATTGATGAGGAACAGCGCTTTGGCGTGGCCCATAAAGAGAAGTTAAAGAAACTGCGTTACAGCGTTGATGTCCTGACCATGACGGCCACCCCCATTCCCCGCACCCTGCACATGGCCCTGGCCGGCGTCCGCAACATGAGCCTGATTGAAACGCCGCCGGAAGACCGCTTTCCCATCCAGACCTATGTAGTGGAGTACAGCCAGGAACTGGTGCGGGAGGCCATCCGCCGGGAACTGGACCGTGGCGGCCAGGTTTACTTTGTCCACAACCGGGTGGCGGATATCGACCGCTTCGCCTATCATGTCCAGCAGCTGGTACCGGAAGCCCGGGTGGGGGTGGGCCATGGCCAGATGGATGAAAAGGAACTCGAAAAGGTCATGCTGGATTTCATCGAAGGCCGCTATGACGTACTGGTCAGCACCACCATTGTGGAAAACGGCCTCGATATCCCCAACGTCAACACCCTTATAGTTGACGAGAGCGATAGTTTCGGCCTGGCCCAGCTTTACCAGCTCCGCGGCCGGGTTGGCCGGACCAATCGCCTGGCCTATGCCTATTTCACCTACCGGCCGGACAAAGTCCTGGGTGAAGTGGCCGAAAAGCGCCTGGCTGCCATCCGGGAGTTTACGGCCTTCGGCTCCGGGTATAAGATTGCCCTCAGGGACCTGCAGATCCGGGGCGCGGGAAACCTCCTGGGACCCGAACAGCATGGCCACATGCTGGCCGTAGGCTTTGACCTCTACTGCCAGCTCCTGGAGGAAGCCGTGCAAAAATTGAAACGCCAGCGGGGCGAAGCCCTGCCGGAAATGAGGCCGGTGGCAGCCTCCCCGGCGGCCCCCGTAGAATTAACGGTGGATACTTTCCTGAGCAACGAGTATATCCCCGATGCTGCCTTGAAGATGGAAATCTACCACCGCCTGATGGCGGCCAGGGATTTAAACGAAGTCGAAGCTATTGCCAGCGAAATGGAAGATCGCTATGGCCGGCCTCCGGTAGAGGCGCAAAATCTTTTAAGCCTGACCAGGGTGCGCCTCCTGGCCCAGGAAGTTGGGGTAACCAGCGTCCATCAGCAGGGCAGGGAAGTAGAATTGCGTTTTGGCCAGCATCACGTCCTGCGCGGTGAAAAGCTGCTGCAGTTGACCCAGCACTTTCCCCGCAAGCTCTCTTTTTCTTCTGCCGGCGGCTTGACCATCAGGGTGCGGACGGCGGGCCTGGACCAGCAGGGGTTGCTGGCTTTGCTGGAAGATGTCCTGGCCAGGATTAAATACCTGGTCGCCGAAGTGGAAGACAAAAGGGGGGTCTTCTATGGCCACTAA
- a CDS encoding PRC-barrel domain-containing protein translates to MFYTSKKLMGMPVVSLADGHQLGRIKRLLIDQQRMAIAAFTVDRKGWFKEQPVIPYSHVKSVGNHAVTVDQASAVVKLSSLPELEALAKHPLPLLGARVITEEGTVLGTIDDFRFDPQDGKIYYLDIKSGLLHGTRSLETAQIITCGRDALIARAGAEESLQKPGGLLNVKWQETIAGAGKVLEGAGGITRRATEAFNRYRQRLPFGRKKNDDPPPGDMN, encoded by the coding sequence ATGTTTTATACCAGCAAGAAGCTCATGGGGATGCCCGTAGTCAGCCTGGCCGATGGCCACCAGCTGGGGCGCATCAAGCGCCTCTTAATTGACCAGCAAAGAATGGCCATTGCTGCTTTCACCGTAGACCGTAAAGGATGGTTTAAGGAGCAACCGGTAATCCCTTACAGCCATGTCAAAAGCGTCGGTAACCATGCCGTCACCGTAGACCAGGCCAGTGCCGTGGTAAAATTAAGTTCCCTGCCGGAACTGGAGGCCCTGGCCAAACATCCCCTCCCCCTGCTGGGTGCCAGGGTTATTACGGAGGAAGGTACCGTCCTGGGTACCATAGATGACTTTCGCTTCGACCCCCAGGACGGCAAGATTTATTACCTGGATATTAAAAGCGGCCTCCTCCATGGAACCAGGAGCCTGGAAACTGCTCAAATCATCACCTGCGGCCGGGACGCCCTGATAGCCAGGGCAGGGGCCGAAGAATCCCTCCAGAAACCCGGGGGCCTGTTAAACGTCAAATGGCAGGAAACCATCGCCGGCGCCGGCAAAGTCCTCGAGGGCGCTGGCGGAATTACCCGCAGGGCAACTGAGGCCTTCAACCGTTACCGGCAACGCCTGCCCTTTGGCCGCAAAAAAAATGACGACCCACCACCGGGGGATATGAACTAG
- the glmU gene encoding bifunctional UDP-N-acetylglucosamine diphosphorylase/glucosamine-1-phosphate N-acetyltransferase GlmU — MAETVAVILAAGQGKRMHSRLPKVLHRVAGRSLLEHVLAATRQAGIEDNIIVIGHGAEEVRAALGPEQKYALQEQQLGTGHALAQARQAAGEAATVLVLCGDTPLIRPATLSGLLHHHRATGAAVTILAARIADPTGYGRIIRDGQGQVKGIVEERDATPVEKAINEINTGIYCFAAAFLWPALARLKPDNDQGEYYLTDVVAMAVSQGLRVETLVAGDAGEVLGVNDRAQLAAAGAVWRRRINTALMLDGVTIIDPEATYIDVTVTIGKDTIIYPATFLEGHTIIGAGCSLGPGTTIRDSQVGDGSTVIHAVVLESTIGPGCQVGPFAYLRPGTVLEAGVKVGDFVEIKASRIGRGSKVPHLTYLGDATVGMGVNIGAGTITCNYDGRQKWPTIIEDGAFIGSNTNLVAPVRVGAGALVGAGSTITEDVPAGALALARERQVNLPTRGKKGDEKRQEK; from the coding sequence ATGGCCGAAACGGTGGCCGTTATCCTGGCCGCCGGCCAGGGGAAACGGATGCATTCCCGGCTGCCCAAGGTGTTGCACCGGGTAGCCGGGCGCAGCCTCTTAGAACACGTCCTGGCGGCAACCAGGCAAGCCGGCATCGAAGATAATATCATTGTTATTGGCCACGGGGCTGAGGAAGTCAGAGCCGCCCTGGGGCCGGAACAGAAATACGCCCTCCAGGAGCAGCAACTGGGTACCGGCCATGCCCTGGCCCAGGCCCGGCAGGCTGCAGGAGAAGCCGCTACCGTCCTGGTCCTTTGTGGTGATACACCTCTGATCAGGCCGGCTACTTTAAGCGGGCTTTTACACCACCACCGGGCCACGGGAGCCGCTGTGACAATCCTGGCGGCCAGGATTGCCGATCCCACCGGCTACGGCCGCATTATCCGTGACGGGCAGGGGCAGGTAAAGGGTATAGTCGAAGAGAGGGATGCCACCCCGGTAGAGAAGGCAATTAATGAAATCAATACCGGTATTTATTGTTTTGCTGCTGCCTTTCTCTGGCCGGCCCTGGCCCGGTTAAAACCCGATAACGACCAGGGTGAATATTACCTTACCGACGTTGTGGCTATGGCCGTAAGCCAGGGGCTCCGGGTCGAGACGCTAGTTGCCGGGGACGCCGGAGAGGTGCTGGGGGTCAATGACCGTGCCCAGCTGGCTGCAGCCGGGGCCGTTTGGCGACGCCGGATCAATACGGCCCTTATGCTTGACGGGGTAACAATCATTGACCCGGAAGCGACTTATATAGATGTCACGGTGACAATTGGAAAGGATACCATTATATACCCGGCCACTTTCCTTGAGGGACATACTATTATTGGTGCCGGGTGTAGCCTGGGCCCCGGTACTACCATCCGGGACAGCCAGGTAGGTGATGGCAGTACCGTAATCCACGCCGTAGTCCTGGAAAGCACTATTGGACCTGGCTGCCAGGTAGGCCCCTTTGCTTATTTACGGCCGGGGACGGTCCTGGAAGCTGGCGTTAAGGTGGGAGACTTTGTGGAAATCAAGGCTTCGCGGATTGGCCGGGGTTCCAAGGTGCCGCACCTGACCTACCTGGGCGATGCCACTGTGGGAATGGGGGTAAATATAGGTGCCGGCACCATTACCTGTAATTACGACGGCCGGCAAAAGTGGCCGACCATTATAGAAGACGGGGCCTTTATTGGCAGCAATACCAACCTGGTAGCCCCTGTCAGGGTAGGGGCCGGGGCACTGGTAGGTGCCGGCTCCACCATTACCGAGGATGTACCGGCCGGGGCCCTGGCCCTGGCCCGGGAAAGGCAGGTTAATTTACCCACCAGGGGTAAAAAAGGCGACGAAAAAAGGCAGGAAAAATGA
- a CDS encoding mechanosensitive ion channel family protein: MATKLTWLWQGLQPRLLLLLEKLFWASVIILAALVVLNLVSRFIHRLFRVARRDPHKDKTLETLLASALRYLIYAVAVMMALEQFVDITPIIAGAGVLGLAVGFGAQSLVKDIITGFFIIFEDQFHVGDLVEINGQVTGKVEELGLRLTTIREWSGKKFYIANSEIKTVRNYNREELRAIVTATFPFEEDPRKIRAVLEQACREVEKEYYQELIQGPDGPVEPPQIYGVTDIDKSDKGGQFTIIALTKPGSLWTVEKALREKIWQACQDNGIRLAYPTRVYVGSQPGEEGIAPGDYLKAEGR, from the coding sequence ATGGCCACTAAGCTCACCTGGTTATGGCAGGGCTTGCAGCCACGTTTGCTTTTGTTGCTGGAAAAGCTGTTCTGGGCGTCAGTAATTATACTGGCCGCCCTGGTAGTTCTCAACCTGGTTTCCAGGTTTATCCATCGACTTTTCCGGGTGGCCAGGAGGGACCCCCACAAAGATAAAACCCTGGAAACCCTGTTGGCTTCGGCATTACGTTATCTTATTTATGCTGTGGCCGTCATGATGGCCCTGGAGCAGTTTGTCGATATTACCCCCATTATTGCCGGCGCCGGGGTGCTGGGCCTGGCGGTGGGCTTTGGTGCCCAGAGCCTGGTGAAGGACATCATCACCGGTTTCTTTATCATCTTCGAAGACCAGTTCCATGTTGGTGACCTGGTGGAGATAAACGGCCAGGTGACCGGTAAGGTGGAGGAACTGGGCCTGCGCCTGACCACCATCCGGGAATGGAGCGGCAAGAAATTCTATATTGCCAACAGCGAGATCAAGACGGTGCGCAATTATAACCGGGAAGAGCTGCGCGCCATTGTCACGGCCACCTTTCCTTTTGAAGAAGACCCCCGTAAGATCCGGGCGGTTTTAGAGCAGGCCTGCCGGGAAGTGGAGAAGGAATACTACCAGGAATTGATTCAGGGGCCGGATGGCCCGGTGGAACCGCCCCAGATCTACGGCGTTACGGATATTGATAAATCGGATAAGGGCGGGCAGTTTACCATTATCGCCCTGACCAAACCCGGTTCCCTCTGGACGGTGGAAAAAGCTCTGCGGGAAAAAATCTGGCAGGCCTGCCAGGACAACGGCATCCGCCTGGCCTATCCCACCCGGGTCTATGTCGGTAGCCAGCCAGGGGAGGAAGGTATAGCACCGGGTGACTACCTGAAGGCGGAGGGGCGTTAG